One genomic window of Pseudomonas aeruginosa includes the following:
- the orn gene encoding oligoribonuclease: MQNPQNLIWIDLEMTGLDPDRDVIIEMATIVTDSDLNTLAEGPVIAIHQPEEILAGMDEWNTRQHGQSGLTQRVRESTVSMAEAEAQTLAFLEQWVPKRSSPICGNSICQDRRFLYRHMPRLEGYFHYRNLDVSTLKELAARWAPQVRESFKKGNTHLALDDIRESIAELRHYRDHFIKL; this comes from the coding sequence ATGCAGAACCCGCAGAACCTTATCTGGATCGACCTGGAGATGACCGGCCTCGATCCGGACCGGGACGTCATCATCGAGATGGCCACCATCGTCACCGACAGTGACCTCAACACCCTGGCCGAAGGACCGGTGATCGCCATCCACCAGCCAGAGGAAATCCTCGCCGGCATGGACGAGTGGAATACCCGCCAGCACGGCCAGTCCGGCCTGACCCAGAGGGTTCGGGAAAGTACCGTGAGCATGGCCGAGGCCGAGGCGCAGACCCTGGCTTTCCTCGAGCAGTGGGTGCCCAAGCGCAGCTCGCCGATCTGCGGCAACAGCATCTGCCAGGACCGCCGCTTCCTCTATAGGCACATGCCCAGGCTGGAAGGCTACTTCCACTACCGCAACCTCGACGTCTCCACCCTCAAGGAGCTGGCCGCGCGCTGGGCGCCGCAGGTCCGCGAGAGCTTCAAGAAGGGCAACACCCACCTGGCGCTGGACGATATCCGCGAGTCGATCGCCGAGCTGCGCCACTACCGCGACCACTTCATCAAGCTCTGA
- the rsgA gene encoding small ribosomal subunit biogenesis GTPase RsgA: MAKRHLTRRQSWRIEKIQEERAARAARRESRTVEELEGGDLGPEQTGQVIAHFGVQVEVESADGQVSRCHLRANLPALVTGDQVVWRAGNQGIGVIVAQLPRRSELCRPDMRGLLKPVAANVDRIVIVFAPRPEPHANLIDRYLIAAEHAGIQPLLLLNKADLVDESNAEGIDALLNVYRTLGYPLIEVSAFNGLAMDELRGALDGHVSVFVGQSGVGKSSLVNALLPGVDTRVGDLSTVTGKGTHTTTTARLFHFPGGGDLIDSPGIREFGLGHVSRDDVEAGFIEFRDLLGHCRFRDCKHDREPGCALLQALEDGRIMPQRMASYRHILASMPETDY, encoded by the coding sequence ATGGCCAAACGCCACTTGACCCGCCGGCAGAGCTGGCGCATCGAAAAGATCCAGGAAGAACGCGCGGCCCGGGCGGCCCGTCGCGAGTCGCGTACCGTGGAAGAGCTGGAGGGCGGCGACCTGGGACCGGAGCAGACCGGCCAGGTGATCGCTCATTTCGGGGTTCAGGTAGAGGTCGAGTCCGCCGACGGCCAGGTTTCCCGCTGTCACCTGCGCGCCAACCTGCCGGCACTGGTGACTGGCGACCAGGTGGTCTGGCGCGCCGGCAACCAGGGCATCGGCGTGATCGTCGCGCAATTGCCGCGCCGCTCCGAGCTGTGCCGCCCGGACATGCGCGGGCTGCTCAAGCCGGTGGCGGCCAACGTCGACCGCATCGTCATCGTCTTCGCCCCGCGTCCCGAACCGCACGCCAACCTGATCGACCGCTACCTGATCGCCGCCGAACATGCCGGCATCCAGCCGCTGCTGCTGCTGAACAAGGCCGATCTGGTCGACGAGAGCAATGCCGAAGGCATCGATGCGCTGCTGAATGTCTACCGCACCCTGGGTTACCCGCTGATCGAGGTGTCGGCCTTCAATGGCCTGGCGATGGACGAACTGCGCGGCGCGCTGGACGGTCACGTGAGCGTCTTCGTCGGGCAGTCCGGGGTGGGCAAGTCGTCGCTGGTGAATGCCTTGTTGCCAGGTGTCGACACACGTGTCGGCGACCTCTCCACGGTGACCGGCAAGGGCACCCATACCACCACCACCGCGCGACTGTTCCATTTTCCCGGCGGCGGCGACCTGATCGACTCGCCCGGCATCCGTGAGTTCGGCCTGGGGCACGTGTCGCGAGACGATGTCGAGGCCGGTTTCATCGAGTTCCGCGACCTGCTCGGGCATTGCCGCTTCCGCGACTGCAAGCACGACCGTGAACCAGGTTGCGCCCTGCTCCAGGCCCTGGAGGACGGGCGCATCATGCCGCAACGCATGGCCAGCTACCGGCACATTCTGGCAAGCATGCCGGAAACGGACTACTGA
- the motB gene encoding flagellar motor protein MotB — protein sequence MDNNQPIIVKRVKRYAAGHHGGSWKIAFADFATAMMAFFLVLWLLSSATPEQKKAISGYFQDPIGFSESASPYVIDLGGTPTPAPDKTLNPQVQAQPDSNESRISPEQDHQVNADQAENLAEQVERERLALLLQELQNKVDENPMLKDFKDQIHFEITRDGLRIQIVDAANRPMFDLGSARLQPYFEDILLAMAETIRQVPNKISISGHTDAKPYAGNGDFGNWELSANRANAARRALVAGGYPEGQIAQVVGYASARLFDDKDPLNPVNRRIDIVVLTRKAQKAIEGETGAPEASAPAAAPGEQPKPAAEAPAAGAQPSLPADEVQKKLNLFDDGGSLKLEQIKGD from the coding sequence ATGGACAATAACCAGCCGATCATCGTCAAGCGCGTCAAGCGCTATGCCGCCGGCCACCACGGCGGCTCGTGGAAGATCGCCTTCGCCGACTTCGCCACGGCGATGATGGCGTTCTTCCTGGTGCTCTGGCTGCTGTCTTCGGCCACCCCGGAGCAGAAGAAGGCGATTTCCGGATACTTCCAGGACCCCATCGGTTTCAGCGAAAGCGCCAGCCCCTACGTCATCGACCTCGGCGGCACGCCGACGCCGGCGCCGGACAAGACCCTCAATCCGCAGGTCCAGGCCCAGCCGGACTCCAACGAAAGCCGGATCAGCCCCGAGCAGGACCACCAGGTCAACGCCGACCAGGCCGAGAACCTCGCCGAGCAGGTTGAGCGAGAGCGCCTGGCGCTGCTGCTGCAGGAGTTGCAGAACAAGGTCGACGAAAATCCGATGCTCAAGGACTTCAAGGACCAGATCCACTTCGAGATCACCCGCGACGGCCTGCGCATCCAGATCGTCGACGCCGCCAACCGGCCGATGTTCGACCTCGGCAGCGCGCGCCTGCAGCCGTATTTCGAGGACATCCTGCTGGCCATGGCCGAGACCATCCGCCAGGTGCCGAACAAGATCAGCATCAGCGGCCACACCGACGCCAAGCCCTATGCCGGCAACGGCGACTTCGGCAACTGGGAGCTATCGGCCAATCGCGCCAACGCCGCGCGCCGAGCACTGGTCGCCGGCGGCTATCCGGAAGGGCAGATCGCCCAGGTTGTCGGCTATGCCTCGGCACGCCTGTTCGACGACAAGGACCCGCTGAACCCGGTGAACCGGCGGATCGACATCGTGGTCCTGACCCGCAAGGCGCAGAAGGCCATCGAAGGCGAGACCGGCGCTCCCGAAGCCAGCGCCCCCGCGGCTGCCCCGGGCGAGCAGCCGAAGCCGGCTGCCGAGGCACCGGCGGCGGGCGCGCAACCTTCGCTACCGGCGGACGAGGTGCAGAAGAAGCTCAACCTGTTCGACGACGGCGGCAGCCTGAAGCTGGAGCAGATCAAGGGCGACTGA